One Deltaproteobacteria bacterium genomic window carries:
- a CDS encoding hydrogenase maturation nickel metallochaperone HypA — protein sequence MHELGVANEILNIALSESDRHAAKKVVSIRLRVGVLRAIEPGNLSFLFGHVARGTPADGAVLEIDEEPVRVDCPSCGVSDARSIPWECPTCGGAGISATGGESLEIVSLELDA from the coding sequence ATGCACGAGCTCGGCGTCGCCAACGAGATCCTGAACATCGCGCTTTCGGAGTCCGACCGCCACGCCGCGAAGAAAGTGGTGTCGATCCGGCTTCGCGTCGGGGTGCTGCGCGCCATCGAGCCGGGGAACCTCTCCTTCCTCTTCGGTCACGTCGCCCGCGGCACCCCGGCCGACGGGGCGGTCCTCGAGATCGACGAGGAGCCGGTCCGCGTGGACTGCCCCTCTTGCGGCGTATCCGATGCCCGTTCCATCCCCTGGGAATGCCCGACGTGCGGCGGCGCCGGCATATCCGCCACGGGCGGGGAGTCCCTCGAAATCGTCTCTCTCGAACTGGACGCGTAG
- the hypB gene encoding hydrogenase nickel incorporation protein HypB, translating into MGTGGKVRVEVERSILRAADEASRGIRELLRERGIYAINLISSPGSGKTTLIEALLSRFEGKGGVAVVEGDIETDIDAERIRRLGVQVRQINTRSSCHILPEQLLRALAEMDLSGTRLLIVENVGNLVCPAEVPLGEDTRVVLLSVTEGDEKPLKYPLVFRTSDILVITKTDLLPHVRFDVSRVRRAARAANPEVEIFETSAVTGEGLPALLDRFESLGAAKCTSSASPTRS; encoded by the coding sequence ATGGGCACCGGAGGAAAGGTCCGCGTCGAGGTGGAACGGTCGATCCTGCGGGCCGCGGACGAGGCGTCGCGCGGGATCCGCGAGCTGCTGCGCGAGCGGGGGATCTACGCGATCAACCTCATCTCCTCTCCCGGATCCGGGAAGACCACGCTCATCGAGGCGTTGCTGTCGCGCTTCGAAGGCAAGGGCGGCGTGGCGGTCGTCGAGGGGGACATCGAGACCGACATCGACGCGGAGCGGATCCGCCGCCTGGGCGTGCAGGTCCGGCAGATCAACACCCGATCCTCGTGCCACATCCTGCCGGAGCAGCTTCTGCGGGCCCTCGCGGAGATGGACCTGTCCGGCACGCGTCTGCTGATCGTCGAGAACGTGGGGAACCTCGTCTGCCCCGCGGAGGTGCCGCTGGGCGAGGACACGCGCGTCGTCCTTCTGAGCGTCACCGAAGGGGACGAGAAGCCGCTCAAATACCCGCTGGTGTTCCGGACGTCCGACATCCTCGTCATCACGAAAACCGATCTGCTCCCCCACGTGCGGTTCGACGTTTCGCGGGTTCGCCGCGCCGCGCGCGCCGCCAACCCCGAAGTCGAGATCTTCGAGACGTCCGCGGTCACGGGGGAGGGGCTCCCCGCGCTCCTCGACCGGTTCGAGTCGCTCGGAGCGGCGAAATGCACGAGCTCGGCGTCGCCAACGAGATCCTGA
- a CDS encoding hydrogenase small subunit → MLPVQEAQMLTRRGEGLSRREFVRIAGTTLAALGFSGALTPKLARALENAAAGRPKVVWLHFASDTGCTESLIKSDHPNTAELVLDILSVDYHESIMAAAGKQADEVLAKAVAGKDYICVVEGGIPTVPGHGMIGGREMLDIAKEVCGNAKAVVAIGSCAVDGGVPAAKPNPSKILGVDQALNMKGKVVNLPCCPVNPEWLIGTVVYVLTIGKVPELDDKGRPKMFYGRKIHDNCPRRTHFDGGRFVEQFGSKEEAAGYCLYKMGCKGPEAWSECPKTRWNSKESWCIEIGSPCLGCSENQWTDNFAPFYEKLANVALPYGDMTADKVGVGIAVATGAAIAGHAVLKAARGKSGDAAKKE, encoded by the coding sequence ATGTTACCGGTGCAGGAGGCGCAGATGCTCACGAGGCGGGGGGAAGGTCTCAGTCGGCGCGAATTCGTCCGGATCGCGGGAACGACCCTGGCGGCGCTGGGGTTTTCCGGCGCGCTCACGCCGAAGCTGGCCCGCGCCCTGGAAAATGCGGCGGCCGGGAGGCCCAAGGTCGTCTGGCTCCACTTCGCAAGCGACACGGGGTGCACGGAGTCGCTCATCAAGTCGGACCACCCGAACACGGCGGAGCTGGTGCTCGACATATTGAGCGTCGACTACCACGAGTCGATCATGGCCGCGGCGGGAAAGCAGGCCGACGAGGTGCTGGCGAAGGCGGTGGCGGGGAAGGATTACATCTGCGTCGTCGAGGGCGGGATCCCCACCGTTCCCGGTCACGGGATGATCGGCGGGCGCGAGATGCTCGACATCGCGAAAGAGGTGTGCGGCAACGCGAAGGCGGTGGTCGCCATCGGGTCGTGCGCGGTCGACGGCGGCGTCCCGGCGGCCAAGCCGAACCCTTCGAAGATCCTGGGCGTCGACCAGGCCCTCAACATGAAGGGAAAGGTCGTGAACCTTCCGTGCTGCCCGGTGAACCCGGAGTGGCTGATCGGAACGGTGGTCTACGTACTGACCATCGGCAAGGTCCCCGAGCTCGACGACAAGGGCCGCCCGAAGATGTTCTACGGCCGGAAGATCCACGACAACTGCCCGCGCCGGACCCACTTCGACGGCGGTCGTTTCGTGGAACAGTTCGGCTCGAAGGAGGAGGCCGCAGGGTACTGCCTCTACAAGATGGGGTGCAAGGGGCCCGAGGCGTGGTCGGAGTGCCCGAAGACGCGCTGGAACTCCAAGGAGTCGTGGTGCATCGAGATCGGCTCCCCGTGCCTGGGGTGCTCCGAGAACCAGTGGACCGACAACTTCGCCCCGTTCTACGAGAAGCTCGCCAACGTCGCCCTGCCGTACGGCGACATGACCGCGGACAAGGTCGGCGTCGGCATCGCGGTCGCGACCGGCGCGGCAATCGCGGGGCACGCGGTCCTCAAGGCCGCCCGCGGGAAGTCCGGCGACGCGGCGAAGAAGGAATAG